One genomic segment of Elgaria multicarinata webbii isolate HBS135686 ecotype San Diego chromosome 9, rElgMul1.1.pri, whole genome shotgun sequence includes these proteins:
- the LOC134403941 gene encoding LOW QUALITY PROTEIN: olfactory receptor-like protein COR9 (The sequence of the model RefSeq protein was modified relative to this genomic sequence to represent the inferred CDS: inserted 1 base in 1 codon; substituted 1 base at 1 genomic stop codon) — MPPFACPESSTIQLHWGNPGSNIINFLRTKHNLHPGLCGLLHFXMSRKVCVLLVTASWIWGLLDSAIHTVLATHLDFYGANXIHHIFCDVPPLLKIACSDTYVNEMVLHTANVFVGMTPSLIVVVSYIFIPSAIFQIRSNTSRHKAFSTCASHLIVVIIYFGMANLNYNRPKAGYSLEIDTLISTLYCIITPTLNPLIYSLRNKDVKGALWKVLGK, encoded by the exons ATGCCGCCTTTCGCCtgccctgaatcttccaccattcagcttcactgggGGAACCCAGGTTCGAATATTATCAACTTCCTCCGCACTAAGC ATAACTTGCATCCTGGCCTTTGTGGTCTCCTCCATT TCATGAGCAGGAAGGTGTGTGTCCTTCTTGTTACCGCATCTTGGATCTGGGGCCTTCTAGACTCAGCCATTCACACTGTACTGGCCACTCATTTGGACTTCTATGGGGCCAATTAGATTCACCACATCTTCTGCGATGTCCCACCACTTCTGAAAATTGCCTGCAGCGACACGTATGTCAACGAGATGGTCCTTCACACAGCTAATGTTTTTGTGGGGATGACCCCTTCTTTAATTGTTGTCGTCTCATACATCTTCATCCCGTCTGCCATCTTCCAAATTCGTTCTAACACCAGCAGGCACAAGGCCTTCTCCACCTGTGCCTCCCACTTGATCGTGGTCATCATCTACTTTGGGATGGCAAACTTGAACTACAACCGCCCCAAAGCTGGCTACTCCTTGGAGATCGACACCTTGATCTCCACACTTTATTGTATCATCACTCCTACGTTGAACCCCCTCATCTACAGCCTCCGTAACAAGGATGTGAAGGGAGCCCTGTGGAAGGTTCTGGGCAAATAG